The sequence CTATTACAGCGTAGTTGATGACACCAGCCTTACAGGACTTTGTTTCGTGAAACTTGCTGCAAGTCAGATAGCCATGTTTTCCCTTAGTGGTATAGACCATAGTGGAGTGGCAATGGTGGCATATTGTTATCCTGCTGAAAATGTTATTGACGCAAATAACCCCCCGTGTTCCAAAATGTTTTCTGCGCGAAATCTTGTCCTGTATAACCTTGACCTTATCTTTGGGGACAATCACTGGCAGGATGTTTTCAACCAGTGGACCCTCGTTTATCTTTTTGCCATTGATTTTGCGGCGAGACTGGTAGGCTCCATACACCGTAGGAGAGCTTAAGACATGCTTGACCGTTGATATATTCCAGTTGGTTGGCTTTCCCTTGGATGTTCTGTAGGTTGGCGTATTGGTTTTAATTAGATTCGCTGCGATAGTCCTAATACCCATCCCATTATTGCACATCTCAAAAATATCCCTTACCACCTTCTCTGCCTCTGGTATGCGAATGAGCGCATTGGTGTTCTTGTCCCTCTTGAGCCAGAAGGGGAGCTTGCCAAACCTGTCCTTGCCTTTAATGATGTCCTGTCGCCTTTCCTCCCATGCGTCCAAAAGGCGGTCTGACTTTTTATTATCCTCTTGGTGGGCCAACATTGCTTTCAGAATCGTTGGCAGGAAGACGTTTGGCTCAAAGAAATTCTTCTCGGTGATAATCTTGCCGTCTTTCACAGTCACGATAGAGACGCCCTTCTTGACGATTTCTAGCAGGAAGTTGCCAGCAGTTAATGGATTCTCCCTGCTTATTCTATCCTCATCCTCCACCAAAAGGTAATCCCCAGCAGTCAAAACCTTAACAAGCTCTCCCAGTGCGTTCTTCTTGTTCTTGCCCTTCCAAGCACTAACGCCCTTGTCTATGTACTTTTCAACGAGGGTTAGGCCATTTTTGGCGCAATACGCCTTAGCGGCATCATCTTGGCGACGTTCTGAGGCACCCCACTCTTGCGGTGGACTGCTGAACCTGACGTAGTTGTATGCTCGTTTCATAGCAAAGCAAACCTACCATAAATGTATAGGTCATACAACACAAATATTCACGAATATCTGAACTACCTCGCACCCGATGCCGAGGCCGCGTTGCAATGCGCGGTACGGACCGCCGCTGGTGGACATGTGAGCGCCAAATTTCATACCGGCAAGATGCCGCAGAAAACCGGAATGACAAGTTTTGCTCGCCTCGCGAGCAGTTATTGGGTTTCCTGTGGGCATGAAATGGTCGCGGTACTGGCTTTGGCTGCTGCTCATTCCGATTGTTGGGATCGGATTGAGCCGGCTGCGCTTGGGTACGGACGTGCTCGATCTGCTGCCGCCGACGGAAATCCCCGTGCAAGGGCTGAAATTGTATCAGCAGCATTTCGCCAATGCGCGAGAACTCATGGTGACCGTCAAAGCTCCCACTGCCGAGCAGGCGGAGGCGGTGGCCCGAACCGTCGCGCTACGGCTGCGCGCGGCCACGAACCTGGCGGCCAGCGTGATGTGGCAGCCGCCTTGGATGGAGCACCCGGAGGAGATGGCGGAGATTCTTGCCTTCATGCGCTTGAACCAGGAGCCTGCGGCCTTTGCCGAACTGACCAACCGCCTGGCGCCCGGCAACCTGAAAGCGGTGCTGGCCAATTCCCGCGAGGTGCTGGCCACGTCGTTTTCCCCCATGGACATCGCCCGGCGCGCGTTTGATCCGTACGATCTGATTCATCTGCCCGGCACGAATGGGTTCGGCGGCGCCTCTTTCGAGAATTCGCAGGCGATGTTTGCTTCCGCCGAGGGTACGTTCCGCGTGCTGTACGTGCAGGCGAGTC comes from Verrucomicrobiota bacterium and encodes:
- a CDS encoding recombinase family protein; protein product: MKRAYNYVRFSSPPQEWGASERRQDDAAKAYCAKNGLTLVEKYIDKGVSAWKGKNKKNALGELVKVLTAGDYLLVEDEDRISRENPLTAGNFLLEIVKKGVSIVTVKDGKIITEKNFFEPNVFLPTILKAMLAHQEDNKKSDRLLDAWEERRQDIIKGKDRFGKLPFWLKRDKNTNALIRIPEAEKVVRDIFEMCNNGMGIRTIAANLIKTNTPTYRTSKGKPTNWNISTVKHVLSSPTVYGAYQSRRKINGKKINEGPLVENILPVIVPKDKVKVIQDKISRRKHFGTRGVICVNNIFSRITICHHCHSTMVYTTKGKHGYLTCSKFHETKSCKAGVINYAVIEKVILGTCIFALEQFAPFLPSQDPLVANDASVTLKAQLAEAKRKSQNIAKLLVEFPDSDDFKTQYREMQEQQKLITQSLEKIDLQGIKVESIGEEWAEFINNMLEGKLNRLKAREIFRDVIKTIDVEFKEGRFTINWVSERKPDTFEIKQTFRGCKPAIWHWRAKWGCISDEWTEWRNVAMFNTLAQNKIGTKSVSLGY